One Cynocephalus volans isolate mCynVol1 chromosome 5, mCynVol1.pri, whole genome shotgun sequence DNA window includes the following coding sequences:
- the MSH5 gene encoding mutS protein homolog 5 isoform X2 — protein MAFLGATPGRTPQGPEPGAAPASFPSLAPESGPGEAEVDDDEEEPAEIHLCVLWNSGYLGIAYYDTSDSTIHFMPDAPDQESLKLLQRVLDEINPQSVVTSAKQDENMTRFLGKLASQEHREPKRPEIIFLPSVDFGLEISKQRILSGNYSFIPDSMTATEKILFLSSIIPFDCFLTVRALGGLLKFLGRRRIGVELEDYNVSVPILGFKKFVLTHLVSIDQDTYSVLQIFKSESHPSVYKVACGLKEGLSLFGILNRCRCKWGEKLLRLWFTRPTQDLVELNSRLDVIQFFLLPQNLDMAQMLHRLLGHIKNVPLILKRMKLSHTKVNDWQVLYKTVYSALGLRDACRSLPQSIQIFRDIAQEFSDDLHHIASLIGKVVDFEGSLAENRFTVLPNIDPEIDEKKRRLMGLPSFLTEVAQKELENLDSRIPSCSVIYIPLIGFLLSIPRLPSMVEAIDFEIEGLDFMFLSEEKLHYRSARTKELDALLGDLHCEIRDQETLLMYQLQCQVLARAAVLTRVLDLASRLDVLLALASAARDYGYSRPQYSPRLLGVRIQNGRHPLMELCARTFVPNSTECSGDKGRVKIITGPNSSGKSIYLKQVGLITFMALVGSFVPAEEAEIGAVDAIFTRIHSCESISLGLSTFMIDLNQQVAKAVNNATEQSLVLIDEFGKGTNTVDGLALLAAVLRHWLALGSMCPHIFVATNFLSLVQLQLLPQGPLVQYLTMGTCEDGNDLVFFYQVCEGVASASHACHTAAQAGLPDKLIARGKEVSDLIRSGKTIKPVKELLKENQMENCQTLVDKFLELDLEDPNLDLDIFLTQEVLPAATAIL, from the exons ATGGCCTTCTTAGGAGCGACCCCAGGCAGGACGCCGCAGGGACCGGAACCTGGGGCGGCCCCCGCCAGCttccccagcctggccccagaGTCTGGTCCGGGGGAGGCCGAGGTCGACGACGACGAGGAGGAGCCGGCAGAG ATCCACCTATGTGTACTGTGGAATTCAGGATACTTGGGCATTGCCTACTATGACACAAGTGATTCCACTATCCACTTCATGCCAGATGCACCAGACCAGGAGAGCCTCAAGCTTCTCCAGAGAG TTCTGGATGAAATTAATCCCCAATCTGTTGTTACAAGTGCCAAACAGGATGAGAATATGACTCGATTTCTGGGGAAGCTTG CCTCCCAGGAGCACAGAGAGCCTAAGAGACCTGAAATCATATTTTTACCAAGTGTGGATTTTG GTCTGGAGATAAGCAAACAGCGCATcctttctggaaactactccttCATCCCGGACTCCATGACTGCCACTGAGAAaatcctcttcctctcttccattATTCCCTTTGACTGCTTCCTCACG GTTCGAGCACTTGGAGGGTTGCTCAAGTTCCTGGGTCGAAGAAGAATCGGGGTTGAACTGGAAGACTATAATGTCAGCGTCCCCATCCTGGGCTTTAAGAAATTTGTGTT GACTCATCTGGTGAGCATAGATCAAGACACTTATAG TGTTCTACAGATTTTTAAGAGTGAATCTCACCCCTCGGTGTACAAAGTGGCCTGTGGACTGAAGGAAGGGCTCAGCCTCTTTG GAATCCTCAATAGATGCCGCTGTAAGTGGGGAGAGAAGCTTCTCAG GCTATGGTTCACACGTCCAACTCAGGACCTGGTGGAACTCAATTCTCGTCTGGACGTCATTCAGTTTTTTCTGCTGCCCCAGAATCTGGACATGGCTCAGATGTTGCATCGGCTGCTTGGTCACATCAAGAATGTGCCT CTGATTCTGAAACGCATGAAGTTGTCCCACACCAAGGTCAATGACTGGCAGGTTCTCTACAAG ACTGTATACAGTGCCCTGGGCCTGAGAGATGCCTGCCGCTCCCTGCCCCAGTCCATCCAGATCTTTCGGGACATTGCCCAAGAGTTCTCTGATGACCTGCATCACATTGCCAGTCTCATTGGGAAagtg GTGGACTTTGAGGGCAGTCTTGCTGAAAATCGCTTCACAGTCCTCCCCAACATAGATCCTGAAATTGATGAGA AAAAACGAAGGCTAATGGGACTTCCCAGTTTCCTTACCGAAGTCGCTCAGAAGGAGCTAGAGAATCTGGACTCCCGTATTCCTTCATGCAGTGTCATCTACATCCCTCTG ATCGGCTTCCTTCTTTCTATTCCCCGCTTACCTTCCATGGTGGAGGCCATTGACTTTGAGATTGAAGGACTGGACTTCATG TTTCTCTCAGAGGAGAAGCTGCACTATCGTAGTGCTCGAACCAAGGAGCTGGATGCATTGCTGGGGGACCTGCACTGTGAGATCCGGG ACCAGGAGACCCTGTTGATGTACCAGCTACAGTGCCAGGTGCTGGCACGGGCAGCTGTCTTGACCCGGGTGTTGGACCTTGCCTCCCGCCTGGACGTCCTGCTGGCTCTTGCCAGTGCTGCCCGGGACTATGGCTACTCAAGGCCCCAGTACTCCCCCCGACTCCTTGGGGTACGAATCCAGAATGGCAG ACATCCTCTGATGGAACTCTGTGCCCGAACCTTCGTCCCCAACTCCACAGAATGCAGTGGGGACAAAGGGAGGGTCAAAATCATCACTGGACCTAACTCCTCAGGGAAGAGCATATACCTCAAACAG GTAGGCTTGATCACATTCATGGCCCTGGTGGGCAGCTTCGTGCCAGCAGAGGAGGCCGAAATTGGGGCAGTAGATGCCATCTTCACCCGAATTCATAGCTGCGAATCCATCTCCCTAGGCCTCTCCACCTTCATGATCGACCTCAACCAG CAGGTGGCGAAAGCAGTGAACAATGCCACTGAGCAGTCTCTGGTCCTTATTGATGAATTCGGAAAGGGAACCAACACG GTGGATGGGCTTGCACTTCTGGCCGCTGTGCTCCGACATTGGCTGGCGCTGGGATCCATGTGCCCCCACATTTTTGTGGCCACCAACTTTCTGAGCCTTGTACAGCTACAGCTGCTGCCACAAGGGCCCCTGGTGCAGTATTTG ACCATGGGGACCTGTGAGGATGGGAACGACCTTGTCTTCTTCTATCAGGTTTGCGAAGGCGTTGCCAGCGCCAGCCATGCCTGCCACACAGCTGCCCAGGCTGGGCTTCCTGACAAACTCATTGCTCGTGGCAAGGAG GTCTCAGATTTGATCCGTAGTGGAAAAACCATCAAGCCTGTCAAGGAGTTGCTAAAGGAGAACCAAATGGAAAA TTGTCAGACATTAGTGGATAAGTTTCTGGAACTGGATTTGGAAGATCCCAACCTGGACTTGGACATTTTCTTGACTCAGGAAGTGCTGCCTGCTGCCACTGCCATCCTCTAA
- the MSH5 gene encoding mutS protein homolog 5 isoform X3 has protein sequence MAFLGATPGRTPQGPEPGAAPASFPSLAPESGPGEAEVDDDEEEPAEIHLCVLWNSGYLGIAYYDTSDSTIHFMPDAPDQESLKLLQRVLDEINPQSVVTSAKQDENMTRFLGKLASQEHREPKRPEIIFLPSVDFGLEISKQRILSGNYSFIPDSMTATEKILFLSSIIPFDCFLTVRWDFPAPLLIPSQVRALGGLLKFLGRRRIGVELEDYNVSVPILGFKKFVLTHLVSIDQDTYSVLQIFKSESHPSVYKVACGLKEGLSLFGILNRCRCKWGEKLLRLWFTRPTQDLVELNSRLDVIQFFLLPQNLDMAQMLHRLLGHIKNVPLILKRMKLSHTKVNDWQVLYKTVYSALGLRDACRSLPQSIQIFRDIAQEFSDDLHHIASLIGKVVDFEGSLAENRFTVLPNIDPEIDEKKRRLMGLPSFLTEVAQKELENLDSRIPSCSVIYIPLIGFLLSIPRLPSMVEAIDFEIEGLDFMFLSEEKLHYRSARTKELDALLGDLHCEIRDQETLLMYQLQCQVLARAAVLTRVLDLASRLDVLLALASAARDYGYSRPQYSPRLLGVRIQNGRHPLMELCARTFVPNSTECSGDKGRVKIITGPNSSGKSIYLKQVGLITFMALVGSFVPAEEAEIGAVDAIFTRIHSCESISLGLSTFMIDLNQQVAKAVNNATEQSLVLIDEFGKGTNTVDGLALLAAVLRHWLALGSMCPHIFVATNFLSLVQLQLLPQGPLVQYLTMGTCEDGNDLVFFYQVSDLIRSGKTIKPVKELLKENQMENCQTLVDKFLELDLEDPNLDLDIFLTQEVLPAATAIL, from the exons ATGGCCTTCTTAGGAGCGACCCCAGGCAGGACGCCGCAGGGACCGGAACCTGGGGCGGCCCCCGCCAGCttccccagcctggccccagaGTCTGGTCCGGGGGAGGCCGAGGTCGACGACGACGAGGAGGAGCCGGCAGAG ATCCACCTATGTGTACTGTGGAATTCAGGATACTTGGGCATTGCCTACTATGACACAAGTGATTCCACTATCCACTTCATGCCAGATGCACCAGACCAGGAGAGCCTCAAGCTTCTCCAGAGAG TTCTGGATGAAATTAATCCCCAATCTGTTGTTACAAGTGCCAAACAGGATGAGAATATGACTCGATTTCTGGGGAAGCTTG CCTCCCAGGAGCACAGAGAGCCTAAGAGACCTGAAATCATATTTTTACCAAGTGTGGATTTTG GTCTGGAGATAAGCAAACAGCGCATcctttctggaaactactccttCATCCCGGACTCCATGACTGCCACTGAGAAaatcctcttcctctcttccattATTCCCTTTGACTGCTTCCTCACGGTGAGATGG GATTTCCCAGCTCCATTACTGATCCCCTCCCAGGTTCGAGCACTTGGAGGGTTGCTCAAGTTCCTGGGTCGAAGAAGAATCGGGGTTGAACTGGAAGACTATAATGTCAGCGTCCCCATCCTGGGCTTTAAGAAATTTGTGTT GACTCATCTGGTGAGCATAGATCAAGACACTTATAG TGTTCTACAGATTTTTAAGAGTGAATCTCACCCCTCGGTGTACAAAGTGGCCTGTGGACTGAAGGAAGGGCTCAGCCTCTTTG GAATCCTCAATAGATGCCGCTGTAAGTGGGGAGAGAAGCTTCTCAG GCTATGGTTCACACGTCCAACTCAGGACCTGGTGGAACTCAATTCTCGTCTGGACGTCATTCAGTTTTTTCTGCTGCCCCAGAATCTGGACATGGCTCAGATGTTGCATCGGCTGCTTGGTCACATCAAGAATGTGCCT CTGATTCTGAAACGCATGAAGTTGTCCCACACCAAGGTCAATGACTGGCAGGTTCTCTACAAG ACTGTATACAGTGCCCTGGGCCTGAGAGATGCCTGCCGCTCCCTGCCCCAGTCCATCCAGATCTTTCGGGACATTGCCCAAGAGTTCTCTGATGACCTGCATCACATTGCCAGTCTCATTGGGAAagtg GTGGACTTTGAGGGCAGTCTTGCTGAAAATCGCTTCACAGTCCTCCCCAACATAGATCCTGAAATTGATGAGA AAAAACGAAGGCTAATGGGACTTCCCAGTTTCCTTACCGAAGTCGCTCAGAAGGAGCTAGAGAATCTGGACTCCCGTATTCCTTCATGCAGTGTCATCTACATCCCTCTG ATCGGCTTCCTTCTTTCTATTCCCCGCTTACCTTCCATGGTGGAGGCCATTGACTTTGAGATTGAAGGACTGGACTTCATG TTTCTCTCAGAGGAGAAGCTGCACTATCGTAGTGCTCGAACCAAGGAGCTGGATGCATTGCTGGGGGACCTGCACTGTGAGATCCGGG ACCAGGAGACCCTGTTGATGTACCAGCTACAGTGCCAGGTGCTGGCACGGGCAGCTGTCTTGACCCGGGTGTTGGACCTTGCCTCCCGCCTGGACGTCCTGCTGGCTCTTGCCAGTGCTGCCCGGGACTATGGCTACTCAAGGCCCCAGTACTCCCCCCGACTCCTTGGGGTACGAATCCAGAATGGCAG ACATCCTCTGATGGAACTCTGTGCCCGAACCTTCGTCCCCAACTCCACAGAATGCAGTGGGGACAAAGGGAGGGTCAAAATCATCACTGGACCTAACTCCTCAGGGAAGAGCATATACCTCAAACAG GTAGGCTTGATCACATTCATGGCCCTGGTGGGCAGCTTCGTGCCAGCAGAGGAGGCCGAAATTGGGGCAGTAGATGCCATCTTCACCCGAATTCATAGCTGCGAATCCATCTCCCTAGGCCTCTCCACCTTCATGATCGACCTCAACCAG CAGGTGGCGAAAGCAGTGAACAATGCCACTGAGCAGTCTCTGGTCCTTATTGATGAATTCGGAAAGGGAACCAACACG GTGGATGGGCTTGCACTTCTGGCCGCTGTGCTCCGACATTGGCTGGCGCTGGGATCCATGTGCCCCCACATTTTTGTGGCCACCAACTTTCTGAGCCTTGTACAGCTACAGCTGCTGCCACAAGGGCCCCTGGTGCAGTATTTG ACCATGGGGACCTGTGAGGATGGGAACGACCTTGTCTTCTTCTATCAG GTCTCAGATTTGATCCGTAGTGGAAAAACCATCAAGCCTGTCAAGGAGTTGCTAAAGGAGAACCAAATGGAAAA TTGTCAGACATTAGTGGATAAGTTTCTGGAACTGGATTTGGAAGATCCCAACCTGGACTTGGACATTTTCTTGACTCAGGAAGTGCTGCCTGCTGCCACTGCCATCCTCTAA
- the MSH5 gene encoding mutS protein homolog 5 isoform X1 yields MAFLGATPGRTPQGPEPGAAPASFPSLAPESGPGEAEVDDDEEEPAEIHLCVLWNSGYLGIAYYDTSDSTIHFMPDAPDQESLKLLQRVLDEINPQSVVTSAKQDENMTRFLGKLASQEHREPKRPEIIFLPSVDFGLEISKQRILSGNYSFIPDSMTATEKILFLSSIIPFDCFLTVRALGGLLKFLGRRRIGVELEDYNVSVPILGFKKFVLTHLVSIDQDTYSVLQIFKSESHPSVYKVACGLKEGLSLFGILNRCRCKWGEKLLRLWFTRPTQDLVELNSRLDVIQFFLLPQNLDMAQMLHRLLGHIKNVPLILKRMKLSHTKVNDWQVLYKTVYSALGLRDACRSLPQSIQIFRDIAQEFSDDLHHIASLIGKVVDFEGSLAENRFTVLPNIDPEIDEKKRRLMGLPSFLTEVAQKELENLDSRIPSCSVIYIPLIGFLLSIPRLPSMVEAIDFEIEGLDFMFLSEEKLHYRSARTKELDALLGDLHCEIRDQETLLMYQLQCQVLARAAVLTRVLDLASRLDVLLALASAARDYGYSRPQYSPRLLGVRIQNGRHPLMELCARTFVPNSTECSGDKGRVKIITGPNSSGKSIYLKQVGLITFMALVGSFVPAEEAEIGAVDAIFTRIHSCESISLGLSTFMIDLNQVAKAVNNATEQSLVLIDEFGKGTNTVDGLALLAAVLRHWLALGSMCPHIFVATNFLSLVQLQLLPQGPLVQYLTMGTCEDGNDLVFFYQVCEGVASASHACHTAAQAGLPDKLIARGKEVSDLIRSGKTIKPVKELLKENQMENCQTLVDKFLELDLEDPNLDLDIFLTQEVLPAATAIL; encoded by the exons ATGGCCTTCTTAGGAGCGACCCCAGGCAGGACGCCGCAGGGACCGGAACCTGGGGCGGCCCCCGCCAGCttccccagcctggccccagaGTCTGGTCCGGGGGAGGCCGAGGTCGACGACGACGAGGAGGAGCCGGCAGAG ATCCACCTATGTGTACTGTGGAATTCAGGATACTTGGGCATTGCCTACTATGACACAAGTGATTCCACTATCCACTTCATGCCAGATGCACCAGACCAGGAGAGCCTCAAGCTTCTCCAGAGAG TTCTGGATGAAATTAATCCCCAATCTGTTGTTACAAGTGCCAAACAGGATGAGAATATGACTCGATTTCTGGGGAAGCTTG CCTCCCAGGAGCACAGAGAGCCTAAGAGACCTGAAATCATATTTTTACCAAGTGTGGATTTTG GTCTGGAGATAAGCAAACAGCGCATcctttctggaaactactccttCATCCCGGACTCCATGACTGCCACTGAGAAaatcctcttcctctcttccattATTCCCTTTGACTGCTTCCTCACG GTTCGAGCACTTGGAGGGTTGCTCAAGTTCCTGGGTCGAAGAAGAATCGGGGTTGAACTGGAAGACTATAATGTCAGCGTCCCCATCCTGGGCTTTAAGAAATTTGTGTT GACTCATCTGGTGAGCATAGATCAAGACACTTATAG TGTTCTACAGATTTTTAAGAGTGAATCTCACCCCTCGGTGTACAAAGTGGCCTGTGGACTGAAGGAAGGGCTCAGCCTCTTTG GAATCCTCAATAGATGCCGCTGTAAGTGGGGAGAGAAGCTTCTCAG GCTATGGTTCACACGTCCAACTCAGGACCTGGTGGAACTCAATTCTCGTCTGGACGTCATTCAGTTTTTTCTGCTGCCCCAGAATCTGGACATGGCTCAGATGTTGCATCGGCTGCTTGGTCACATCAAGAATGTGCCT CTGATTCTGAAACGCATGAAGTTGTCCCACACCAAGGTCAATGACTGGCAGGTTCTCTACAAG ACTGTATACAGTGCCCTGGGCCTGAGAGATGCCTGCCGCTCCCTGCCCCAGTCCATCCAGATCTTTCGGGACATTGCCCAAGAGTTCTCTGATGACCTGCATCACATTGCCAGTCTCATTGGGAAagtg GTGGACTTTGAGGGCAGTCTTGCTGAAAATCGCTTCACAGTCCTCCCCAACATAGATCCTGAAATTGATGAGA AAAAACGAAGGCTAATGGGACTTCCCAGTTTCCTTACCGAAGTCGCTCAGAAGGAGCTAGAGAATCTGGACTCCCGTATTCCTTCATGCAGTGTCATCTACATCCCTCTG ATCGGCTTCCTTCTTTCTATTCCCCGCTTACCTTCCATGGTGGAGGCCATTGACTTTGAGATTGAAGGACTGGACTTCATG TTTCTCTCAGAGGAGAAGCTGCACTATCGTAGTGCTCGAACCAAGGAGCTGGATGCATTGCTGGGGGACCTGCACTGTGAGATCCGGG ACCAGGAGACCCTGTTGATGTACCAGCTACAGTGCCAGGTGCTGGCACGGGCAGCTGTCTTGACCCGGGTGTTGGACCTTGCCTCCCGCCTGGACGTCCTGCTGGCTCTTGCCAGTGCTGCCCGGGACTATGGCTACTCAAGGCCCCAGTACTCCCCCCGACTCCTTGGGGTACGAATCCAGAATGGCAG ACATCCTCTGATGGAACTCTGTGCCCGAACCTTCGTCCCCAACTCCACAGAATGCAGTGGGGACAAAGGGAGGGTCAAAATCATCACTGGACCTAACTCCTCAGGGAAGAGCATATACCTCAAACAG GTAGGCTTGATCACATTCATGGCCCTGGTGGGCAGCTTCGTGCCAGCAGAGGAGGCCGAAATTGGGGCAGTAGATGCCATCTTCACCCGAATTCATAGCTGCGAATCCATCTCCCTAGGCCTCTCCACCTTCATGATCGACCTCAACCAG GTGGCGAAAGCAGTGAACAATGCCACTGAGCAGTCTCTGGTCCTTATTGATGAATTCGGAAAGGGAACCAACACG GTGGATGGGCTTGCACTTCTGGCCGCTGTGCTCCGACATTGGCTGGCGCTGGGATCCATGTGCCCCCACATTTTTGTGGCCACCAACTTTCTGAGCCTTGTACAGCTACAGCTGCTGCCACAAGGGCCCCTGGTGCAGTATTTG ACCATGGGGACCTGTGAGGATGGGAACGACCTTGTCTTCTTCTATCAGGTTTGCGAAGGCGTTGCCAGCGCCAGCCATGCCTGCCACACAGCTGCCCAGGCTGGGCTTCCTGACAAACTCATTGCTCGTGGCAAGGAG GTCTCAGATTTGATCCGTAGTGGAAAAACCATCAAGCCTGTCAAGGAGTTGCTAAAGGAGAACCAAATGGAAAA TTGTCAGACATTAGTGGATAAGTTTCTGGAACTGGATTTGGAAGATCCCAACCTGGACTTGGACATTTTCTTGACTCAGGAAGTGCTGCCTGCTGCCACTGCCATCCTCTAA
- the SAPCD1 gene encoding suppressor APC domain-containing protein 1: MGSQGPGRQPQVQAPYTVLLLPLGTSRQDPGAQSFFLWLQRMQALEREQDALWQGLELLERGQAWFEDRLREAQRQQLHLGALGENFLTDTYSEPGGPQLAQIQKVNICLQNLIQGKFSPCPWNKTSSCTTQDWKERPRKQDWWQQQELSRQQKRVIQPDGEMAQQGCPMGQRGPTRV, encoded by the exons ATGGGGAGCCAGGGTCCTGGAAGGCAGCCCCAGGTACAGGCTCCCTACACGGTTCTGCTGCTGCCACTGGGAACAAGCCGCCAAGACCCAGGAGCTCAGAGCTTCTTCCTTTGG CTGCAGAGGATGCAGGCTCTGGAGAGAGAACAGGATGCCCTGTGGCAGGGACTGGAGCTGCTAGAGCGTGGCCAGGCCTGGTTTGAAGACCGCCTGAGGGAGGCACAGCGACAGCAGCTGCATCTGGGGGCCCTTGGTGAG AATTTTCTAACAGATACATACTCAGAGCCCGGTGGCCCCCAGTTAGCCCAGATTCAAAAGGTGAACATCTGTTTGCAGAATCTGATTCAGGGGAAG TTCTCTCCATGTCCATGGAACAAGACTAGTTCTTGCACCACCCAGGATTGGAAGGAAAGGCCAAGGAAACAGGACTGGTGGCAGCAACAG GAGTTGTCAAGGCAGCAGAAAAGAGTCATCCAGCCAGATGGGGAGATGGCTCAGCAGGGCTGTCCCATGGGGCAGAGGGGCCCTACCCGTGTCTAA
- the VWA7 gene encoding von Willebrand factor A domain-containing protein 7, translating to MLPAGVPLSHLGTSALLLLQLLLPSASAFFPNIWSLLAAPGSITHQDLTEEAALNVTLKLFLEQPPLGQPPLRLEDFLGRTLLADDLFAAYFGPGSPSRRFRAALGEVSRANAAQDFLPTSRNDPELHFDAERLGQGRTRLVGALRETLVAAKALDHTLARQRLGAALHALQDFYSHSNWVELGEQQPHPHLLWPRQELRSLAQVGDPTCSNCEELSCPRNLLGFTLLTSGYFGTHPPKPPGKCSHGGHFDRSSSQLPRGGINKDSTSPGFSPHHMLHRQAAKLALLASIQAFSLLRSRLGDRGFSRLLDITPASSLSFVLDTTGSMGEEINAAKIQARHIVEQRRGSPMEPVHYVLVPFHDPGFGPVFTTSDPDSFWQQLNEIHALGGGDEPEMCLSALELALLHTPPLSDIFVFTDASPKDAFLTNRVESLTQERRCRVTFLVTEDPSRVQGRARREVLSPLRFEPYKAVALASGGEVIFTKDQNIRDVAAIVGESMAALVTLPLEPPVVVPGRPLVFSVDGLLQKVTVRIHGEISSFWIKNPAGVSQGQEEGMGPLGHTQCFGQFWMVTMNDPPETGTWEIQVTADGTPQVRVQAQTSLDFLFHFGIPMEDGPHPGLYPLTQPVAGLQTQLLVEVTGLSSRRNPGDSRPHFSHIVLRGVPEGAELGQVPLEPMGPPERGLLMASLPPALLSTPGPFSLELIGQDGGGRGLHRVAPQPCTVVPVLLELSGPQDFLTPGSKAPLSLRISSFLAPQDLDLRTSINPSFALTSNLSRACLGLNESAWGRLWLEIPDSAAPNSVVMVTVTAVGREASPVPPTHAFLRLLVLAPAPQDHLSAPAHSPGPVITTATPVFHPSTLVTQGRAGRGMAGNTWWGTIGGVLLLLGLASW from the exons ATGCTTCCCGCAGGGGTGCCCCTGTCCCACCTGGGCACCTCGGCACTGcttctgctgcagctgctgctgccatcCGCATCTGCCTTCTTCCCCAACATCTGGAGCCTACTGGCCGCCCCTGGCTCCATCACCCATCAGGACCTGACCGAGGAGGCAGCACTCAATGTCACCCTGAAGCTCTTCCTGGAACAGCCACCCCTGGGCCAGCCCCCCCTTCGTCTTGAGGACTTCCTG GGCCGAACCCTCCTTGCTGATGACCTGTTTGCTGCATACTTTGGACCTGGCTCTCCTTCACGGAGGTTCCGAGCAGCCTTAGGTGAGGTGTCTCGAGCCAACGCAGCCCAGGACTTCCTGCCGACGTCCAGGAACGACCCTGAGCTGCACTTTGATGCTGAGCGGCTGGGCCAGGGACGCACACGCCTGGTGGGGGCTCTGCGGGAGACTCTGGTAGCAGCCAAAGCCCTTGATCACACCCTGGCCCGCCAGCGCCTCGGGGCTGCACTTCATGCCTTGCAG GATTTCTACAGTCACAGCAACTGGGTGGAACTAGGGGAGCAGCAGCCACACCCTCACCTCCTCTGGCCAAGGCAGGAGCTCCGGAGCCTGGCACAAG TGGGCGATCCTACCTGCTCCAATTGTGAAGAGTTGAGCTGCCCCAGGAATTTGTTGGGCTTCACACTCCTTACCTCTGGCTACTTTGGCACTCATCCCCCCAAACCTCCAG GGAAATGTAGCCATGGGGGCCATTTTGACCGGAGCAGCTCCCAGCTACCCCGGGGTGGCATCAACAAGGATAGCACATCCCCAGGCTTCTCCCCCCACCACATGCTGCACCGCCAGGCTGCAAAACTGGCACTTCTAGCCTCCATCCAGGCCTTCAGCCTCCTGCGAAGCCGCCTGGGAGACAGGGGTTTCTCAAG GCTGCTGGACATCACTCCAGCCTCCAGCCTGAGCTTTGTCCTCGACACCACGGGCAGTATGGGTGAGGAGATCAATGCTGCCAAAATACAGGCTCGCCACATTGTGGAGCAGCGGCGGGGCAGCCCCATGGAGCCTGTCCACTACGTCCTGGTGCCCTTTCATGACCCAG ggTTTGGCCCTGTCTTTACAACCAGTGACCCTGATAGCTTCTGGCAACAACTCAATGAGATCCATGCCTTGGGCGGTGGAGATGAGCCTGAGATGTGCCTGTCAGCCCTGGAG CTGGCCCTGCTGCATACACCTCCACTCTCGGACATCTTTGTCTTCACTGATGCCTCCCCCAAGGATGCCTTTCTCACCAACCGGGTGGAATCCCTGACTCAGGAACGGCGCTGCAGG GTAACATTCCTGGTGACTGAAGACCCATCAAGGGTTCAGGGCCGAGCTCGACGTGAGGTGTTGTCCCCTCTGCGTTTTGAGCCCTACAAAGCAGTGGCACTGGCCTCAGGAGGAGAGGTGATCTTCACTAAAGACCAGAACATTCGTGACGTGGCAGCCATTGTTGGGGAGAGCATGGCTGCCCTG GTGACTCTTCCCCTGGAACCTCCTGTTGTGGTGCCTGGGAGGCCACTTGTGTTCAGTGTGGATGGGCTGCTCCAGAAGGTCACAGTCCGGATCCATGGGGAGATCAGCAGTTTCTGGATCAAGAACCCTGCAG GGGTCTCCCAGGGCCAGGAGGAAGGCATGGGTCCTCTAGGTCACACTCAGTGCTTTGGGCAGTTCTGGATGGTGACCATGAATGACCCCCCTGAGACAGGGACATGGGAGATCCAGGTCACAGCTGATGGCACCCCCCAGGTGAGAGTGCAAG CCCAAACCTCCCTGGACTTCCTCTTCCACTTTGGGATCCCCATGGAGGATGGACCCCACCCTGGCCTGTACCCCCTGACTCAGCCAGTTGCAG GTCTCCAGACCCAGCTGCTCGTAGAAGTGACAGGGCTGAGCTCCAGACGCAACCCTGGGGATTCCCGGCCTCATTTCTCCCACATCGTCCTTCGAGGGGTCCCAGAGGGTGCAGAACTGGGCCAGGTGCCCTTGGAGCCCATGGGACCCCCAGAGCGGGGTCTCCTCATGGCCTCACTACCACCTGCACTGCTGTCCACTCCTGGACCCTTCTCCCTGGAGCTGATTGGCCAGGATGGAGGAGGGCGGGGCCTGCATAGGGTGGCCCCCCAGCCTTGCACCGTGGTCCCTGTCCTTCTGGAG CTCAGTGGCCCCCAGGATTTCTTGACCCCAGGCAGCAAGGCCCCACTCAGCCTCCGCATCTCCAGCTTCTTAGCCCCTCAGGATCTTGACCTTAGGACATCCATCAACCCCAGCTTCGCCCTCACTTCCAACCTCTCCAG GGCTTGCCTGGGACTGAATGAGTCAGCCTGGGGGCGCCTGTGGCTGGAGATCCCAGACTCAGCAGCCCCAAACTCGGTGGTGATGGTGACTGTGACTGCAGTGGGTCGAGAAGCCAGCCCAGTGCCCCCAACCCATGCTTTCCTCCGGCTCCTAGTGCTGGCCCCGGCCCCTCAG GACCACCTCTCTGCCCCTGCCCACTCACCTGGCCCTGTCATCACCACGGCCACCCCTGTCTTTCATCCATCCACTTTGGTGActcagggcagggctgggagagggATGGCAGGCAACACCTGGTGGGGAACAATTGGAGGAGTGCTACTTCTGCTAGGCCTGGCCTCCTGGTGA